The region CCATTCACAAGATGTTGACATGTTGTACTCATTAAACCAATTTTAACTTGAATGAAGTTATTTAATTCTTTTGTAAGCTAGACACCGAATAGAACAAGTCTAGCATTGTTTGTTACACCATGTGGCACGGCCTTGTTAATGCCGGCCATTCTTTCCCCTCCCCCTTATATGTATCACCTACCTAACCTTTCTCATTAACTTACTCCCTTCACTAATTCTCTCTTCATGGCATTTGCTCTTTCTTTTACCATAAACACTAGTACTCCACTCCAATATTGATTTCTAGTAAGGAAACGGGCTTGGAGATTTACTCGTACAATTGATAAAGATTATGGATAGGCTTATAAGCTTAGAGCCATCAAATCTTGTGGCAATCAGAATTGAACAGGGCCAGAGATGTTTTGGTGAGCTGACTTTACGCAATGTTATGCACACTATGCCCGTGGCATTTCGCCTACAACCGATGGACAAGAATCGTTACACCATCCGTCCTCAATCCGGAATTATATCTCCTCTTGCTACCCTTACAGTTCAGATCACTTATGAATCACCTCCACATTCTCTTCTTCCTGAATCATTTCCCTATTGCGATGATACGTTCTTGTTGCATAGTGTTGTTGTGCCTGGTGCAGTTGCTAAAAATCCGGCCTCAACGTTAGATACCATTCCTGCTGAATGGTTTACTACTAGGAAAAAACAAGTGTTTATTGATAGTGCTATAAAAGTCATGTTTGTTGGATCTCCGGTTTTAGCCCAACTTGTTTCCATCGGTGCTATGGATGAAATTAGAGATGTGTTGGAGAAAAGTGATCCTGCTTGGAAGGCTGTTGAGTCAGCTGATGCTGATGGCCAAACTTTACTTCATTTGGCAATCAATCAAAGCCGCCCTGATCTAGTGCAGCTTCTACTGGAGTTCAAGCCTGATGTTGAGGTTTCGAGTGGATCAGGTTCGACTCCGCTAGAAGCTGCAGCTGCGTCAGGAGAGACTTTGATCGTAGAGCTCTTGTTGGCTCATCGAGCCAGCATGGAAAGATCAGAGTCATCCACTTGGGGTCCAATTCATCTTGCTGCTGGTGGCGGACACGTGGAGATTCTGAAGCTTCTTTTACTCAAGAACGCTAATGTTAATGCTCTTACTAAAGATGGTAACACCGCGCTACACATAGCTGTCGAGGAAAGGCGAAGGGACTGCGCCAGACAATTGTTGACTTATGGCGCAAGAGCTGACATTCGAAACTCTGATGATGGCGATACTCCATTACATATTGCAGCAGCATTAGGGGATGATCATATGATTAAGCTATTACTTCAAAAGGGGGCTAACAAAGATATTCGTAACAAAGTTGGTAAAACTGCTTATGATGTTGCAGCAGAGCACGGGCACAACAGGTTATTTGATGCTCTCCGTCTAGGGGAGAGTTTAAGTATAGCTGCACGAAAAGGAGAAGTGAGGACAATGCAAAGGCTCCTCGAGAATGGAGCCTGTATAAATGGCCTGGATCAGCATGGCTGGACTGCATTGCATCGTGCCTCATTTAAAGGATGGGTTGATGCTGTTCGAACACTGATTGAGAAAGGCATTGACATTAACGCCAAAGACGAGGATGGTTACACTGCTTTGCATTGTGCTGTTGAGTCCGGACACGTTGAAGTGATTGAAGTCCTTGTCAAGAAAGGGGCTGATGTTGAATCAAAGACTAATAAAGGTGTTGCAGCAATTCAAATTGCGGAGGCTCTGAATTATTCAGGAATTACAAGGATTCTGGTATATGGAGGCGCAACAAAAAATGGTTCAGCTTCAAAACATGAATTGCCTCCAACTACACTAGTGTCATTTGGGAAGGGAAAAAGAGAGCAACAGATTATGGACAAAGCAGGAATTAAGAAGAAGACTGTAGCGCGTCCGAGGAGTGTTCGAAGCAGCTATGATCGGACTAGAACAGCCACTGTTATGTAGCTAATGCAGCTATGAGTTTTGAGAGCTTAGTTACATCAGTTGTTTTGCACATAGCTAGAATATGCTCAACACAATGTTGCATTGCATTTCCAAAAACTGATGCATGTTCATTTCTGTTATTATATTTGTAAAGATTTTAGAACGCTGGTTTGATAATCATATGCAGTATTGCGGCTCTTAATTTAGCACAATTCAACTTATAATTTGCCGAATCTTATACATTTGTAACGGTCTCACTTCAAACTTGCAAAATAAAATGTCTGGAATAGATGCCAATTAAGATTAAAAACCATGTTATCATAAAAAAATTTAGATCCGAGACAAAACAAACTGTATTTTTTTTTGGTGTAAATAAGACGGAACAAATTGTTAAAGATGTGAATCGTTAAACCTGAAGGTGAAGTCGCTTTGTTTTTGCTGGTAAAGCAAATTGAGTACAACAAATATAGGCGGATAGTTCAAGCCTTCCTTCTGTATGTTTGTCTTGCTCGACCTTCCTAACAACATGCAGGGGTCAGCATCAATCGGTTTGAACCGATTATAAAGTCCAAACTCAATCAAACTAATTTAAAATCCTGATTAAATACTAtcaaattttataatataatttaaaatccTAGTTCAATACCATTAAATTTTGAtacattttttaaaatttcagTTAAATACACCTaaatttaaaaattcttaaaaatcTCAATTCAATACACCCCTAAATCTCAATCCCACACTATATTGTTATGTTTGAAATTAATCCATTTAACACAGTTTAATTCGTTTGTTTTCAATTTAAACGGCTTCTTGTACGTACGATAAAGTTAACACCTAAATTAAACTTTAACTTAGAAAAATAAGAATGAAAAATAGAAATTAtatatctatatctatactatactattataagccaAACATGATTTCGTTTGatcggttggttaacaccttcctaaaaagtatattaacaccttccaaaacaaagtttaaataaatataatttaattaaaaaattaaattatgtattcaatataactacaaactctatgatCTATTATCCAAATTAATTTTTAACCACACACAACTTCTTTCTTACCTCTTTTGTAGGGAACCAAACgattccaaaataattttagcaattcaaattataatataacaaaaaaaattaagaaattaagaaaaaattaaaaaaaataatattaaaaaaataccaAATCATCCACGTACACCAGTGTTATTCAAATCGTGGCTgggtaaaccgcatttaagcgacaggctctgactcagtaaacataatcataaattttccTCCCGCCAAGAGTTATCCCTCTTTTAACCATGAGctaactatctaaattttgaatccttcaataaaacaatacatacaaaataaatattttaattttgttaatctaaataatatttgattattatttttataatttattttaataaaaataataaaataataaatgttATAATCAGTTCGTGCATCGCACGAGTTGTATGTTAGTTATACAATTATAAGCAAAACATATGATAATTTGGTTGGTTGGTTAACACCTGCCTAAAAAAATTATTAGGGCTTTCCaaaaattacaaattaaaatttttaataattcaGTTTTAACATTTTTAATGTAATGATCATGTAACATTCCGGTGTCCTGTACAAATACTACTGCTTTACACTTTCAGTTTCCCACAGCTTATGTTGGTGCAAATCGTATTTAATCTCACCATCAAAgcttattaaaataataagaacaATAATTTCACTAAAAATCTATCTATATAATGTATGTCAATATTTAAGGCGAAATTTGGTCCAACACCTCCCAAAATAAAGTTTAAatgaatataattttattaaaaaaaataaatcaagtatctaatataactataaactctatgaattattatccaacctAATATCTAATTGCACTTAACTTCTTTCTTATCTCTTTTGTAGGAAACCAAAcactttcaaaattaattttactaattcaaattataatataataatataattaataaatcaagaaaaaaataaaaatatatatttaaaaaataatatcaatctatctatctatattatactattataagcaaatCATGATTTTGTTTAGTTGATTGGTATGATTTTGTTTAGTTGATTGGTTAACACTTTCCAAAAAGAAGGCTAACGCTTATCATTTTTCATCTCTCCCTCTCAGAAAAACACTTTTCGTTCATCACGCGgactaaaaatatatataattaatttaaaaaattccatATAGACAAGCTATACATCCATTAGTCCTGCCAAACttccaaaattaataaataaatttgaaaaaataagtattaaaattaatatcataaatttcaaaaacttatttattttattgcaTGATTTAccatttataataaaaattaaatataataataacaataatatgATTAAAGATATTAAAATTAAACCATGCATCATACTGGTTATATGCTATTTTAAGCTTAATAGGttatgattgattgtttgttaaTACCTTCCTAAAAAATAGTTAACACGACTTTCAAAAATcttattaatattaaatattagaAAAAACATGTATCTTTGACTcttctaaaattaatttaaattataattctCTCTCAGTCGGAGACCAAATAATTTCATAATCAATTAATTCTTAATAGTTATTAATACACATTAGATGAACACAAATATcatattcaaaaattaaattaaaaataccTGAAACTGAAAAAAACATCTTACAGTCTTACATCGGCCaatataaaatatgattttttatgTTGAAATAAGATTCCTTATGTTTAAGAAACACTGATAACTAAAAAATGGATGTTTTCGAAGTAAAAGGAAAATTTGAATATAGGTTTTGCACactaaaattttagttataaaataaagaatttttGGTGTAAATATTAAAATATGAGTAGCTGTGTCACATTTTTAATATCTTTCTATTTTAATAATATAGTATTGATATGTGATgatattattaaatttttaaaataaatatatgagaATCGTAATATTCAATATGAACAATATTCTAAatcttaatattttaaatatccaaaTTTGAATTCATCAAAAgtagaatataaaaaatatatgtatcattaatttcaataatacataattattatattttatttaattatctattataatttttttttatttttacaaaaattattatataaataataatattatgttATAATCAGCCCGTGCATCACACTATTTATAGGCGagtatactattataagcgaaacatggtttgatttggtcggttggttaacacaTTCCTAAAACATTTGTTTTCACCATCCAAAATAAAGTTAAAccaaaaataatttatttaaatatattaaattagGTATCCAATATTACAAACTCTTTGAACTACAATTCAACTTAAATTCTAATTGCACTCAACTTCTTTCTCATCTCTTTTCACAGGAAACCAAATACTTCCAAACTTATTTttaataattc is a window of Apium graveolens cultivar Ventura unplaced genomic scaffold, ASM990537v1 ctg7979, whole genome shotgun sequence DNA encoding:
- the LOC141704550 gene encoding protein VAPYRIN-like; the encoded protein is MDRLISLEPSNLVAIRIEQGQRCFGELTLRNVMHTMPVAFRLQPMDKNRYTIRPQSGIISPLATLTVQITYESPPHSLLPESFPYCDDTFLLHSVVVPGAVAKNPASTLDTIPAEWFTTRKKQVFIDSAIKVMFVGSPVLAQLVSIGAMDEIRDVLEKSDPAWKAVESADADGQTLLHLAINQSRPDLVQLLLEFKPDVEVSSGSGSTPLEAAAASGETLIVELLLAHRASMERSESSTWGPIHLAAGGGHVEILKLLLLKNANVNALTKDGNTALHIAVEERRRDCARQLLTYGARADIRNSDDGDTPLHIAAALGDDHMIKLLLQKGANKDIRNKVGKTAYDVAAEHGHNRLFDALRLGESLSIAARKGEVRTMQRLLENGACINGLDQHGWTALHRASFKGWVDAVRTLIEKGIDINAKDEDGYTALHCAVESGHVEVIEVLVKKGADVESKTNKGVAAIQIAEALNYSGITRILVYGGATKNGSASKHELPPTTLVSFGKGKREQQIMDKAGIKKKTVARPRSVRSSYDRTRTATVM